The following coding sequences are from one SAR116 cluster alpha proteobacterium HIMB100 window:
- a CDS encoding putative amidophosphoribosyltransferases, producing the protein MDTKQLLSFGLDMILPPSCVICRARLSAKGLCGTCWAGLQPITDPLCSACGRPLPHAMRTDLCGACHNHLPIINPLRALYRYNEVIRRLVVPFKYNDRLDMLPVLQRMLAPLFADMTENNPLVVPVPLHRWRFFTRRYNQAAGLIAPPMSKGLFAQMSRPASWRQAGISC; encoded by the coding sequence ATGGACACAAAACAGCTTCTGAGCTTTGGGCTGGATATGATCTTGCCCCCCAGCTGTGTGATCTGTCGGGCACGGCTGTCTGCGAAGGGCTTATGCGGGACCTGCTGGGCAGGGCTGCAGCCGATTACAGACCCGCTCTGTTCTGCGTGCGGACGGCCTCTGCCTCATGCGATGCGCACAGATTTATGCGGTGCTTGTCATAATCACCTGCCGATCATAAATCCATTACGGGCCTTATATCGCTATAATGAGGTGATACGCCGCCTGGTGGTACCCTTTAAGTATAATGACCGTCTTGATATGTTACCTGTCTTGCAGCGGATGCTGGCCCCACTATTTGCAGACATGACCGAAAACAACCCGCTGGTTGTGCCGGTACCCTTGCACAGATGGCGGTTTTTCACCCGTCGTTATAATCAAGCTGCCGGACTGATCGCGCCGCCAATGTCAAAGGGGCTTTTCGCACAGATGAGCAGACCCGCCAGCTGGCGGCAGGCCGGAATATCCTGCTGA
- a CDS encoding methyltransferase family protein (PFAM: Methyltransferase domain), protein MKKRRFAFCFCSAYNANRLIIGKLRYRSAEIRVAPLMAQTPPQIFNSTRWRQNRDRAAKSGFAQAAFLKELACTRLAERLDLVKRDFTDILDLGCHSGQMGAALPARFHQHPLRLTQTDASDCFVQQAATANPFAQNSIVMTDELLPVEQASCDAVLSSLYLHWMNDLPGIFTQIRLALRPDGLFLAVLLGGRSLSELRGCLAAAETELCGGLSPRVTPMADIRDLGSLLQRAGFALPVADAEMLTITYPDMFRMMADLRAMGGQNCLVGRVGHFTSRAVFLRAAELYQQKYSDEAGHITASVELITLTGWAPDASQPKPLRPGSAAQRLADVLETTEVGLKDS, encoded by the coding sequence ATGAAAAAGCGGCGGTTTGCCTTCTGCTTCTGTTCTGCTTATAACGCGAACAGATTAATTATCGGTAAATTGCGATACAGGAGCGCGGAAATCCGCGTAGCCCCTCTTATGGCCCAGACACCGCCGCAAATTTTTAACAGCACCCGCTGGCGTCAGAACCGGGACCGGGCAGCAAAATCTGGCTTTGCACAGGCTGCCTTTTTAAAAGAACTGGCCTGCACGCGCCTGGCCGAACGGCTCGATCTGGTGAAGCGGGATTTTACCGATATTCTGGATCTCGGCTGTCACAGTGGCCAGATGGGCGCCGCGCTTCCGGCGCGGTTTCATCAACACCCTTTGCGACTGACCCAGACAGATGCTTCTGATTGTTTCGTTCAGCAGGCAGCGACCGCAAATCCCTTTGCACAAAACTCTATCGTGATGACAGACGAGCTGTTGCCTGTGGAACAGGCTTCTTGTGATGCGGTATTATCCAGCCTTTATCTGCATTGGATGAATGATTTGCCGGGCATTTTCACCCAAATCAGGCTGGCTTTGCGGCCAGATGGGTTGTTTCTGGCGGTCTTGTTGGGTGGGCGCAGCCTGTCTGAATTGCGCGGCTGTTTGGCGGCAGCCGAAACCGAGTTGTGCGGTGGGCTCAGCCCGCGGGTCACGCCAATGGCAGATATTCGCGATTTGGGCAGTTTGTTGCAACGTGCCGGTTTTGCCCTGCCGGTTGCAGATGCAGAGATGCTTACCATTACCTATCCTGACATGTTCCGCATGATGGCTGATTTGCGGGCGATGGGCGGTCAGAATTGCCTAGTCGGGCGGGTGGGACATTTTACATCCCGGGCGGTATTTTTGCGTGCGGCTGAGCTGTATCAGCAGAAATATTCAGATGAAGCTGGACACATTACAGCCAGCGTAGAGCTGATTACGCTGACCGGTTGGGCCCCGGATGCCAGCCAGCCAAAACCGCTGCGGCCAGGCAGCGCGGCCCAGCGTCTGGCAGACGTGCTGGAGACAACAGAAGTCGGTTTGAAAGACAGCTGA
- a CDS encoding aspartate kinase, monofunctional class (PFAM: Amino acid kinase family; ACT domain~TIGRFAM: aspartate kinase, monofunctional class; aspartate kinase) codes for MARIVQKFGGTSVADLDRIRAVAQRVKTEVDAGNQVAVVVSAMSGTTNQLVEWARDIGPLHDAREYDVIVATGEQVTVGLLAIALQNIGVDARSWLGWQTAVKTDDIHGSARIEDIDVEKLEERLNQGQVAVVAGFQGISPEGRVTTLGRGGSDTSAVALAAALKADRCDIYTDVDGVYTTDPRIMPKARKLEQITFEEMLEMASAGAKVLQTRSVAMAMRHNVNLQVLSSFSNQPGTLVIDEDDNMEKQKISGIAYSRDEAKVTLVSLPDRPGIAATVFGSLAERHINVDMIVQSASADKQNTDITFSLGALDLDKAVACLEEIKDKLDYQAVVADLDVAKVSIIGTAMRSQPGIARTMFSVLAEKGINLHVISTSEIKISVLIDADYTELAVRSLHDAFGLETA; via the coding sequence ATGGCGCGTATTGTTCAGAAATTCGGGGGTACATCTGTAGCTGATCTTGATCGGATTCGGGCGGTTGCCCAACGGGTCAAGACAGAGGTTGATGCGGGGAACCAGGTGGCTGTTGTGGTCTCTGCCATGTCAGGCACAACAAACCAGCTGGTGGAATGGGCCCGGGATATCGGCCCGCTTCATGATGCCCGCGAATATGATGTGATTGTCGCCACCGGTGAGCAGGTCACTGTTGGGCTGCTTGCAATCGCTCTGCAGAATATCGGCGTGGATGCCCGGTCCTGGCTGGGCTGGCAGACAGCGGTGAAAACAGATGATATTCATGGGTCTGCCCGGATTGAGGATATTGATGTTGAAAAGCTTGAAGAGCGGCTCAATCAGGGTCAGGTTGCTGTGGTCGCTGGGTTTCAGGGGATCAGCCCTGAAGGCCGGGTCACCACACTTGGCCGCGGTGGCTCGGATACCTCTGCTGTGGCGTTGGCAGCGGCACTGAAAGCAGACAGATGCGATATCTATACAGATGTGGATGGGGTCTATACCACAGACCCGCGGATTATGCCGAAAGCGCGCAAGTTGGAGCAGATTACCTTTGAAGAAATGCTGGAGATGGCCTCAGCTGGTGCCAAGGTTCTGCAGACCCGGTCTGTGGCGATGGCGATGCGGCATAATGTGAATCTTCAGGTGCTCTCCAGCTTTTCAAACCAGCCGGGAACGCTTGTCATTGATGAGGATGATAATATGGAAAAACAGAAAATCAGCGGTATTGCCTACAGCCGTGATGAAGCCAAGGTTACATTGGTCAGCCTGCCTGACCGGCCCGGTATTGCCGCAACGGTGTTTGGCAGCCTTGCTGAACGCCATATTAATGTGGATATGATTGTCCAGTCTGCCTCAGCTGACAAACAGAATACAGATATCACCTTTTCGCTTGGTGCGCTGGATCTGGACAAGGCGGTGGCCTGCCTTGAGGAGATCAAAGACAAGCTTGACTATCAGGCAGTGGTTGCAGACCTTGATGTGGCCAAAGTGTCAATCATTGGCACAGCCATGCGCTCACAGCCCGGCATTGCCCGGACCATGTTCTCTGTGCTGGCAGAAAAAGGCATTAATCTGCATGTGATT
- a CDS encoding preprotein translocase, SecA subunit (PFAM: SecA DEAD-like domain; SecA preprotein cross-linking domain; SEC-C motif; SecA Wing and Scaffold domain~TIGRFAM: preprotein translocase, SecA subunit) — protein sequence MFSSLAKSLFGESSDKDIKRLRARVDAINAAEPTYQAMSDDELQQMTARLKGRYEAGESLDELLVDAFAVVREAAVRTLGQRHFDVQLMGGIVLHEGRISEMKTGEGKTLVATLAVYLNALTGKGVHVVTVNDYLASRDAQWMGQVYSFLGLSVGCVVPGIEDDVRRAAYQADVTYGTNNEFGFDYLRDNLKFTLEEMVQRAHHFAIVDEVDSILIDEARTPLIISGPAETSADLYQGTNRLVAALDDVDFEMDEKVRSVTMTETGIQHAEQLLTDAGMMQEGSLYDIANVSLLHHMNQALRAHKMFQRDTHYMVRGGQVVIIDEFTGRAMDGRRYSDGLHQAIEAKEGLAIQAENQTLASVTYQNYFRLYDKLAGMTGTALTEAGEFSEIYSLDVVAIPTNLNVQRVDHDDEVYRTSKERDDAVIALITDGQSRGQPVLVGTVTIEKSEALSQALTARKIPHQVLNARFHEEEAKIIALAGVPGAVTIATNMAGRGTDIQLGGNLDMRIAAEATDKDGQINEAKAAAITAEIDQLKAKALDAGGLYVVGTERHESRRIDNQLRGRTGRQGDPGASKFFLSLEDDLMRIFGSEKLDGMLQKLGLEEGEAITHPWINKAVEKAQSKVEAHNFEIRKQLLRYDDVMNDQRQVIFSQRKEIMETPNVHETVRDMRHDAIDQIVAEAIPANSFAEQWDADALKIASQRVLGLDVPAADWVAEDGIAEAEITERLQDLSDTFMAEKAVRFSPDIMRMAEKSLLLQVLDQQWKEHLLQLEQLRQGINLRAYAQKDPLNEYKREAFHMFDTMLNSMRQTVTMALSHVELRQPDTEQAEPEAAPAAAPAGPNSKVPRNAPCPCGSGKKFKHCHGKL from the coding sequence ATGTTTTCATCACTCGCCAAAAGCCTGTTCGGGGAGTCCAGCGACAAGGACATAAAGCGGCTTCGTGCACGTGTTGACGCGATTAACGCGGCTGAGCCGACATATCAGGCGATGAGCGATGATGAGCTGCAGCAAATGACGGCCAGGTTGAAAGGCCGTTATGAGGCTGGAGAAAGCCTTGATGAGCTTCTTGTGGATGCGTTTGCTGTTGTCCGTGAAGCCGCTGTGCGTACGCTTGGCCAGCGTCATTTCGATGTCCAGCTGATGGGTGGTATCGTCCTTCACGAAGGCCGTATTTCTGAAATGAAAACCGGCGAGGGCAAGACGCTTGTTGCAACCCTGGCGGTCTATCTGAATGCGCTGACCGGCAAAGGTGTGCATGTGGTCACTGTCAATGATTATCTAGCCAGCCGTGATGCGCAATGGATGGGTCAGGTTTACAGCTTCCTTGGGCTGAGCGTTGGGTGCGTGGTTCCGGGTATTGAAGATGATGTGCGCCGTGCTGCTTATCAGGCGGATGTGACCTATGGCACTAATAACGAATTCGGGTTTGATTATCTGCGCGATAATTTGAAATTTACTCTAGAAGAGATGGTCCAGCGCGCGCATCATTTTGCAATAGTGGATGAGGTTGATTCAATCTTAATTGATGAAGCCAGAACACCGCTGATTATTTCTGGTCCGGCGGAAACCTCTGCTGATCTGTATCAGGGGACCAACCGTTTGGTGGCCGCCCTTGATGATGTTGATTTTGAAATGGATGAAAAAGTCCGCAGCGTCACTATGACCGAAACCGGAATCCAGCATGCTGAACAATTGTTGACAGACGCTGGCATGATGCAGGAAGGCAGCCTGTATGATATTGCCAATGTCAGCTTGTTGCATCACATGAATCAGGCCCTGCGGGCCCATAAAATGTTCCAGCGTGACACTCATTATATGGTCCGCGGCGGTCAGGTAGTGATCATTGATGAATTTACCGGCCGGGCGATGGATGGGCGGCGCTATTCAGACGGTCTGCATCAGGCGATTGAAGCAAAAGAAGGGCTGGCTATTCAGGCCGAAAACCAGACTCTGGCATCTGTGACCTACCAGAATTATTTCCGCCTTTATGACAAATTGGCAGGCATGACCGGTACAGCCCTTACCGAGGCTGGCGAATTTTCTGAAATTTACAGCCTTGATGTTGTGGCTATCCCGACAAATCTGAATGTGCAGCGTGTGGATCATGATGATGAGGTTTACCGGACCTCTAAAGAGCGTGATGATGCGGTGATCGCCCTGATCACAGATGGCCAATCACGCGGCCAGCCGGTTTTGGTTGGTACAGTCACGATCGAAAAATCAGAAGCGTTGTCCCAGGCCCTGACTGCTCGTAAAATTCCGCATCAGGTTCTCAATGCCCGCTTCCATGAAGAAGAGGCAAAAATTATCGCGCTTGCCGGTGTGCCGGGGGCTGTGACGATTGCCACTAATATGGCGGGGCGCGGCACCGATATCCAGCTGGGAGGCAATCTGGATATGCGGATCGCTGCCGAAGCCACCGATAAGGACGGCCAGATTAACGAGGCTAAAGCTGCTGCCATCACTGCTGAAATTGATCAGCTGAAAGCCAAAGCGCTGGATGCAGGCGGATTATATGTGGTGGGCACTGAACGTCATGAATCCCGCCGTATCGATAACCAGCTGCGCGGCCGGACCGGCCGTCAGGGCGACCCGGGGGCATCAAAATTCTTCTTGTCTCTGGAAGATGATCTGATGCGCATCTTTGGCTCTGAAAAGCTGGATGGGATGCTCCAGAAACTGGGCCTTGAAGAAGGCGAAGCAATCACTCACCCCTGGATTAATAAGGCAGTTGAAAAAGCCCAGTCAAAAGTTGAAGCGCACAATTTTGAAATCCGTAAACAGCTTCTTCGCTATGATGATGTGATGAATGATCAGCGGCAGGTGATCTTCTCTCAGCGCAAGGAAATTATGGAAACGCCAAATGTGCATGAAACTGTGCGTGATATGCGTCACGATGCGATTGACCAGATTGTTGCAGAGGCAATTCCCGCAAACAGCTTTGCTGAACAGTGGGATGCTGACGCGCTGAAAATTGCCTCACAACGGGTTCTTGGTCTTGATGTCCCGGCTGCAGACTGGGTGGCAGAAGATGGCATTGCCGAGGCAGAGATCACCGAACGGCTGCAGGATTTGTCAGACACATTCATGGCCGAAAAGGCCGTACGCTTCAGCCCTGACATTATGCGGATGGCAGAAAAATCCCTGTTGCTTCAGGTTCTTGATCAACAGTGGAAAGAACATCTGCTGCAGCTGGAACAGCTTCGCCAGGGGATTAATCTGCGTGCCTATGCCCAGAAGGACCCGCTAAACGAATATAAACGTGAAGCCTTTCACATGTTTGACACCATGCTGAATTCGATGCGGCAGACGGTGACCATGGCCTTGTCACATGTTGAGCTCCGCCAGCCGGATACTGAGCAGGCTGAACCAGAGGCAGCGCCGGCAGCTGCGCCTGCTGGGCCGAACAGCAAAGTGCCCCGGAACGCGCCATGCCCTTGTGGTTCAGGCAAGAAATTCAAACATTGTCATGGTAAACTTTAA
- a CDS encoding parvulin-like peptidyl-prolyl isomerase (PFAM: PPIC-type PPIASE domain) produces MIALGLATGLAVTPALAQEEPKIPVATVNGEDIFLDEVMALTDRLPPELRQQPLEAYFDRLVDDIIDSRLAAAAGNEAGLTEDPDVLRRMSIAAQRVLAEAWIGREIRQRVTDAELKAAYDTYIADTGSREEVKARHILVAEKQTAEEIINQLNGGADFITLAKEKSTGPSGPNGGDLGYFGRGAMVPTFEAAAFALAAGDYSKTPVQTQFGWHIILLEDKRTAEPPSYAELEPQLRQNLISQNLARLLDGLRQNASLSRRSFDDIRNDAQSAAQGASAN; encoded by the coding sequence ATGATCGCATTAGGGCTGGCAACAGGGTTGGCCGTGACACCGGCGCTGGCGCAGGAAGAGCCGAAGATACCGGTTGCCACTGTCAATGGAGAAGATATTTTTCTGGATGAAGTAATGGCGCTGACAGATCGCCTGCCGCCTGAGTTACGCCAACAGCCGCTGGAAGCTTATTTTGACCGGCTGGTTGATGATATTATTGACTCGCGCCTGGCTGCAGCAGCAGGGAATGAAGCTGGCCTGACTGAAGATCCTGATGTTCTGCGGCGGATGAGTATCGCCGCCCAACGTGTTCTGGCTGAAGCCTGGATCGGGCGCGAAATCAGGCAGCGCGTAACAGACGCAGAGCTGAAAGCCGCTTATGACACCTACATCGCTGATACAGGGTCACGTGAAGAAGTGAAAGCCCGTCATATTCTGGTTGCTGAAAAACAAACAGCCGAAGAGATCATTAACCAGCTGAATGGCGGGGCTGATTTCATCACACTGGCGAAAGAAAAATCAACCGGACCAAGCGGGCCAAACGGAGGCGATTTGGGCTATTTCGGCCGTGGGGCGATGGTTCCTACATTTGAAGCTGCTGCCTTTGCGCTGGCCGCCGGCGATTATTCCAAAACCCCGGTACAGACGCAGTTTGGCTGGCATATTATCCTGCTGGAAGATAAACGGACAGCAGAGCCGCCAAGCTATGCTGAACTTGAGCCGCAATTAAGGCAAAATCTGATCAGCCAGAATTTAGCCCGCCTGTTAGATGGCCTGAGGCAAAACGCAAGCTTGAGCAGACGGAGTTTTGACGATATCCGTAATGATGCGCAGTCAGCCGCCCAAGGCGCGTCAGCCAATTAA
- a CDS encoding hypothetical protein (PFAM: Protein of unknown function (DUF1178)), which translates to MMKKFTLGCEHDHEFEGWFADAGAIQQQIAHGLLDCPYCGSTKLEKRLSAPNLSTPKTKARIAAEQAKSTSQAPVPPPASAPAAPAATQKAASVAGPSAGEGVAALQMMVRALHQKIKTEFTDVGDKFADEARKIHNGESEEQNIYGTCTPEDQSELAEDGIEVLPLPDLPPEH; encoded by the coding sequence ATGATGAAAAAATTCACGCTCGGATGTGAACATGATCATGAATTTGAAGGCTGGTTTGCAGATGCGGGTGCGATCCAGCAACAGATAGCGCATGGCTTGTTGGACTGTCCATATTGCGGCAGCACAAAGCTTGAAAAGCGGCTGTCTGCCCCGAATTTATCGACACCCAAAACAAAAGCCCGAATTGCCGCTGAACAAGCCAAAAGCACAAGCCAGGCTCCGGTTCCGCCGCCAGCTTCGGCTCCGGCTGCGCCCGCGGCAACACAAAAGGCTGCTTCAGTGGCTGGCCCGTCTGCTGGCGAAGGCGTAGCAGCCTTACAGATGATGGTGCGTGCCTTGCATCAGAAAATTAAGACTGAATTTACCGATGTCGGCGATAAATTTGCTGATGAAGCCCGCAAGATTCATAATGGCGAATCTGAAGAACAGAATATTTACGGGACCTGTACGCCAGAAGACCAGAGCGAACTGGCAGAAGACGGTATAGAGGTCCTGCCGCTTCCTGACCTGCCGCCTGAGCATTAA
- a CDS encoding Glutaredoxin, GrxC family (PFAM: Glutaredoxin~TIGRFAM: Glutaredoxin, GrxC family), translating to MTTLPAKIEIYTTMFCPFCIRAKQLLKAKQVSYEETDVGAKLSLRHAMSERAGGRTSVPQIFIDGHHIGGCDEMLALDRAGQLDRLLKVAS from the coding sequence ATGACAACGCTGCCTGCAAAGATTGAAATTTATACAACAATGTTCTGTCCGTTTTGTATCAGAGCCAAACAGCTGTTGAAGGCAAAACAGGTGAGCTATGAAGAAACCGATGTGGGTGCCAAGCTCAGCCTGAGACACGCGATGTCAGAACGGGCTGGCGGGCGTACCTCTGTGCCGCAGATCTTTATTGATGGACATCATATTGGTGGTTGTGATGAGATGCTGGCTTTGGACCGGGCCGGACAATTGGATCGCTTGCTGAAAGTCGCCAGTTGA
- a CDS encoding glutamate N-acetyltransferase/amino-acid acetyltransferase (PFAM: ArgJ family~TIGRFAM: glutamate N-acetyltransferase/amino-acid acetyltransferase) → MTMATPSPLAPARFAELSDVSGIRLATAASGLKYKGRDDLLLIVADEGTSFAGVFTKSATAAAPVLVSRAGLASGQARAILTNAGNANAFTGRAGDRAISDYRSVFARQLSFNEDQILIASTGVIGEPLDGQAVAEYAGQMTADLGTASWQDAALAIRTTDTFAKGASRTTEIDSQTITVNGIAKGSGMIAPDMATMLAYIATDACIAPACLQQMLEAAVPTSFNAITVDSDTSTSDSLYLMATNKAGHETITDINSSAGQAFVTQLHALMVDLAQQIVRDGEGARKFITVEVTNAATDTDARTIAFAIANSPLVKTAIAGGDANWGRIVMAVGKSGARAERDRLQISIGGVMITQDGQRLPDYDETPVAAHMAGDDIILSVDIGLGQACAEVWTCDLTHGYIQINADYRS, encoded by the coding sequence ATGACAATGGCTACGCCTTCTCCGCTGGCCCCGGCCAGATTTGCTGAGCTGTCAGACGTGTCAGGCATTCGTCTGGCGACAGCAGCAAGTGGGCTGAAATATAAAGGACGTGATGATCTGCTGTTGATTGTTGCTGATGAGGGGACCAGCTTTGCCGGTGTGTTCACGAAGAGCGCAACCGCTGCTGCTCCTGTTCTGGTCTCGCGGGCGGGCCTGGCCTCAGGACAGGCCAGAGCCATTTTAACAAACGCAGGCAATGCAAATGCCTTTACAGGTCGTGCCGGAGATAGAGCGATATCAGATTACCGGTCTGTATTTGCAAGACAGCTCAGCTTCAATGAAGATCAGATCCTCATCGCCTCAACCGGGGTTATTGGCGAGCCCCTGGACGGACAGGCTGTGGCAGAATATGCAGGCCAGATGACAGCAGATTTGGGCACGGCCAGCTGGCAGGATGCAGCCCTGGCCATTCGCACCACAGATACCTTTGCCAAAGGGGCCAGCAGAACCACAGAGATTGACAGCCAGACCATCACCGTGAATGGCATCGCCAAAGGGTCAGGCATGATCGCTCCGGATATGGCCACTATGCTGGCGTATATCGCAACAGATGCCTGTATTGCCCCGGCTTGTCTGCAGCAGATGCTGGAGGCAGCTGTACCGACAAGCTTTAATGCCATTACCGTCGACAGTGATACCTCGACCTCTGACAGCCTGTATCTGATGGCAACAAACAAGGCCGGACACGAAACCATAACAGACATCAACAGTTCAGCCGGTCAGGCCTTTGTTACCCAGCTTCATGCGCTGATGGTTGATCTGGCCCAACAGATTGTCCGTGATGGTGAAGGGGCGCGTAAATTTATCACTGTAGAAGTAACAAACGCTGCCACAGACACAGACGCCCGAACAATTGCCTTTGCCATTGCCAACTCGCCGCTGGTCAAAACAGCTATCGCTGGCGGTGATGCCAATTGGGGGCGGATTGTTATGGCCGTGGGCAAGTCAGGCGCACGGGCAGAACGTGACCGGCTGCAGATCAGTATTGGCGGGGTGATGATCACACAAGATGGCCAGCGTCTGCCAGACTATGATGAAACCCCGGTTGCCGCACATATGGCCGGAGACGACATCATACTGTCTGTTGATATCGGCCTGGGTCAGGCCTGCGCAGAAGTGTGGACCTGTGATCTGACCCATGGCTATATCCAGATCAACGCGGATTACAGAAGCTGA
- a CDS encoding ADP-ribose pyrophosphatase (PFAM: NUDIX domain~TIGRFAM: mutator mutT protein), with protein MADMVKPILMVPALALVDPDGRVLLAKRPEGKHMAGLWEFPGGKIEPRETPEAALIREIDEELGINTTQSCLAPVSFASHNYDKFHLVLLLYICRRWQGRAEPREGGELAWVRPSQLRSYDMPPANTEFIAVLQDLLFA; from the coding sequence ATGGCTGACATGGTAAAGCCTATTTTAATGGTGCCCGCGCTGGCATTGGTTGACCCAGACGGGCGGGTGTTACTGGCAAAACGGCCAGAAGGCAAGCATATGGCCGGTCTGTGGGAGTTTCCAGGCGGAAAAATTGAGCCACGCGAAACCCCAGAAGCCGCCCTTATCCGCGAGATTGACGAAGAATTAGGTATAAACACCACACAATCCTGTCTGGCCCCGGTCAGTTTTGCGTCTCATAATTATGATAAATTTCATCTGGTTTTGCTTTTATATATCTGTCGGCGCTGGCAGGGGCGAGCAGAGCCGCGCGAAGGCGGCGAGCTGGCCTGGGTAAGGCCATCGCAACTGCGCAGCTATGATATGCCGCCCGCAAATACAGAATTTATCGCTGTATTACAGGATTTGCTGTTCGCCTGA
- a CDS encoding ubiquinone biosynthesis O-methyltransferase (PFAM: Methyltransferase domain~TIGRFAM: ubiquinone biosynthesis O-methyltransferase), giving the protein MSQTTIDADDIDRFDRQADQWWSPDGPMKPLHLFTPVRINYILTVARRAGLSGAAGQAAPLDGRRFLDVGCGGGLLAEPLARLGAQMTAIDASAGAITAAQHHAEQQGLEIDYRHMPVEELAAQPDKTGHFDLIYASEIIEHVSDRGMFLQSIARLLAPQGVVVFTTISKTVPALMLAKFAAEYVLNLVPRGTHEFDKFIRPEQLSCECAAAGILIDDVTGFIPTPGGGFRFSSVTAVNYGASGQLAPASRP; this is encoded by the coding sequence ATGAGCCAGACAACGATTGATGCAGACGATATTGACCGGTTTGACCGTCAGGCCGACCAATGGTGGAGCCCCGACGGGCCAATGAAGCCCTTGCATCTGTTCACGCCGGTGCGGATTAATTATATCCTGACCGTTGCCCGGCGGGCAGGTCTGAGCGGCGCTGCTGGGCAGGCCGCCCCGCTTGACGGCCGCAGATTTTTGGATGTGGGCTGTGGCGGTGGCCTGTTGGCCGAACCTCTGGCCAGACTGGGCGCGCAAATGACCGCAATTGATGCTTCAGCAGGCGCAATCACAGCCGCGCAACATCATGCAGAGCAGCAGGGTCTGGAGATTGATTACAGGCATATGCCGGTAGAAGAGCTGGCCGCGCAACCAGATAAGACAGGGCATTTTGATCTTATCTATGCGTCAGAAATTATCGAACATGTCAGTGACAGAGGTATGTTTTTGCAATCCATAGCCCGGCTGTTGGCCCCGCAAGGGGTAGTTGTTTTCACTACAATCAGCAAAACTGTGCCAGCGCTGATGCTGGCAAAATTTGCCGCAGAATATGTATTGAATCTGGTCCCGCGCGGCACGCATGAATTTGATAAATTTATCCGTCCTGAACAGTTAAGCTGTGAATGTGCAGCAGCTGGCATTCTGATTGATGATGTCACCGGCTTCATTCCCACCCCCGGTGGCGGGTTCCGGTTTTCGTCTGTTACAGCGGTGAATTACGGTGCATCAGGCCAGCTGGCCCCGGCGAGCCGGCCCTGA